From a single Crateriforma spongiae genomic region:
- the panC gene encoding pantoate--beta-alanine ligase: MQVFQQIDEARNWVRQQRAEGHRTALVPTMGALHQGHLSLVELGRQRCEKTIATIFVNPTQFGPGEDFEQYPRLPEEDLQLLRQVGTDAVFLPDAAAMYPTGFSTAVSPPDVAGDLEGRLRPGHFAGVATVVLKLFQILPTTHAVFGRKDYQQLLVIAAMVRDLNVDIEIIDAPIVREADGLAMSSRNRYLNPDERQTAKRLSAALQACCDAYADGNRDADALQSIMHAVLTESGKSHPPVDSIDYAVVRGADDLRVLNTVTADAIALIAAKVGSTRLIDNRVIGNTD; encoded by the coding sequence ATGCAAGTCTTTCAACAAATCGACGAAGCCCGAAACTGGGTTCGCCAACAACGCGCCGAAGGCCACCGCACCGCGCTGGTGCCGACCATGGGAGCGCTGCACCAAGGGCACCTTTCCTTGGTCGAACTTGGGCGGCAACGTTGCGAGAAGACGATCGCGACCATCTTCGTCAATCCAACCCAATTTGGGCCTGGCGAGGATTTCGAACAGTATCCTCGATTGCCCGAGGAAGACTTGCAATTGCTGCGTCAGGTCGGCACCGATGCGGTTTTCTTACCGGACGCAGCGGCGATGTATCCGACCGGATTCAGCACCGCCGTGTCGCCACCCGATGTTGCGGGCGATTTGGAGGGCCGCCTGCGACCCGGTCACTTCGCCGGCGTGGCCACCGTGGTCTTGAAGTTGTTTCAAATTTTACCGACCACACATGCGGTTTTCGGACGCAAGGACTATCAACAACTGTTGGTCATCGCCGCGATGGTGCGTGACTTGAATGTCGACATCGAAATCATCGACGCGCCGATCGTTCGCGAAGCGGACGGATTGGCGATGAGCAGTCGCAACCGTTATCTCAACCCAGACGAACGTCAAACAGCAAAGCGATTGTCCGCGGCACTGCAGGCGTGCTGTGATGCTTACGCCGATGGCAACCGCGACGCCGACGCCTTGCAGTCGATCATGCATGCGGTACTGACCGAATCTGGGAAATCGCATCCGCCGGTGGATTCCATCGATTACGCAGTGGTCCGTGGAGCCGATGACCTACGCGTGTTGAACACGGTCACGGCCGATGCGATTGCGTTGATCGCGGCGAAGGTGGGATCGACTCGATTGATAGACAATCGGGTGATCGGCAACACCGATTAG
- a CDS encoding peroxiredoxin: MAVLVTQEAPDFKAQAVMPDGQFKEISLSDYRGKYVLLFFWPLDFTFVCPTEIIAFSDAEKGFSDLDVQILGVSTDSHFTHLAWTNTPRNEGGIGKTAYPLVADMNKQISRDYDVLLDGGMALRGLFLIDKDGVVRHQVVNDLPLGRSVDEALRMVQALQYFEKNGEVCPANWKEGSRTIKPSVDDSKEFFGAEYAG, translated from the coding sequence ATGGCAGTACTCGTCACCCAGGAAGCTCCTGATTTCAAAGCCCAGGCCGTCATGCCCGATGGTCAATTCAAAGAGATCTCGCTCAGCGATTACCGCGGCAAATACGTCTTGCTGTTCTTTTGGCCACTAGATTTCACTTTCGTCTGCCCGACCGAAATCATCGCGTTCAGCGACGCCGAAAAGGGCTTCAGCGACCTGGATGTCCAAATCTTGGGCGTCTCGACTGACAGCCATTTCACGCACTTGGCTTGGACGAACACCCCGCGAAACGAGGGTGGCATTGGTAAGACGGCTTATCCGCTGGTCGCCGACATGAACAAGCAGATTTCCCGCGATTACGACGTGCTGCTTGACGGCGGCATGGCGTTGCGTGGGCTGTTCTTGATCGACAAAGACGGTGTGGTCCGCCACCAAGTCGTTAACGATTTGCCGCTGGGCCGCAGCGTTGATGAAGCACTGCGGATGGTCCAAGCCCTGCAATACTTCGAAAAGAACGGCGAAGTTTGCCCGGCCAACTGGAAAGAAGGCAGCCGCACGATCAAGCCGTCGGTCGACGACAGCAAGGAGTTCTTCGGCGCCGAATACGCCGGCTGA
- a CDS encoding helix-turn-helix transcriptional regulator encodes MTQQQPTQRQPAAASDDLRSVDRELLSALRGGQSMTIGDLTDALGVTATAVRQRIDRLLSAGLIERQKEVAGRGRPTYRYGLTVLGHQRAGANPAELADAMWREIMAIDDAEVRDAVVAGVASRLGRQYLAKIRAIADDDDPVLSDLSLEERMKRLAGVLAGERIETDVRTLASNDLPVLDITACPYPSLTEAASHDRAMCRLEEQMLSEALGKQVQLSSCRLDGDDRCQFSASPETSDSADDTNQEQQER; translated from the coding sequence ATGACCCAGCAACAACCGACGCAACGACAGCCCGCCGCGGCTAGCGATGACTTGCGCTCGGTCGATCGCGAACTGCTGTCCGCTTTGCGGGGTGGGCAATCGATGACCATCGGCGATCTGACCGATGCCTTGGGGGTGACCGCGACGGCGGTACGCCAACGGATCGATCGATTGCTGTCGGCCGGTCTGATCGAACGGCAAAAGGAAGTCGCCGGACGCGGCCGACCGACTTACCGGTACGGTTTGACGGTTTTGGGCCATCAACGTGCCGGTGCGAATCCGGCCGAATTGGCGGATGCGATGTGGCGTGAAATCATGGCCATCGACGACGCCGAAGTCCGAGATGCCGTGGTTGCCGGAGTGGCGTCACGACTGGGACGTCAATATTTGGCCAAGATTCGAGCGATCGCAGACGACGATGATCCGGTCCTTAGCGACCTGTCGCTGGAAGAACGCATGAAACGCTTGGCGGGCGTCTTGGCCGGCGAGCGTATTGAAACCGATGTGCGGACGCTGGCATCGAACGACTTGCCCGTCTTGGACATCACCGCCTGCCCGTATCCGTCGTTGACCGAAGCTGCGTCGCACGATCGTGCGATGTGTCGCTTGGAAGAACAAATGCTTTCCGAAGCTTTGGGGAAGCAGGTTCAGTTAAGCAGTTGTCGTTTGGACGGTGACGACCGCTGTCAGTTTTCCGCGTCGCCCGAAACAAGCGACTCTGCGGATGACACGAACCAAGAACAACAAGAACGTTGA
- the sufC gene encoding Fe-S cluster assembly ATPase SufC produces the protein MTHVLKIEDLRVNVGDKPILRGVNLTLRHGETHALMGPNGSGKSTLGLAIMGHPGYEVVGGSIELDGQDVLDMEVDQRARAGLFMAFQRPMAIPGVKMADFLRHATTNVRNPDRKEGEELIPMREFRKELKERMAHLRMDTEFARRYVNDGFSGGEMKRAEILQLAMLHPKFAILDETDSGLDADAVRLASESIADIGREKMGLLIITHHDKLLVHNPPEYTHVMLGGRLVETGGKELAEELHEKGYDRIRAAYPDAEAANQEMLAEEAAV, from the coding sequence ATGACTCACGTACTGAAAATTGAAGACCTGCGTGTCAACGTCGGCGACAAACCCATCTTGCGCGGCGTGAACTTGACCCTTCGTCACGGCGAAACGCACGCCCTGATGGGCCCCAACGGCAGCGGCAAAAGCACCTTGGGTTTGGCCATCATGGGACATCCCGGCTACGAAGTGGTCGGCGGCAGCATTGAACTGGATGGCCAAGACGTCTTGGACATGGAAGTCGACCAGCGTGCTCGTGCCGGGCTGTTCATGGCGTTCCAGCGTCCGATGGCGATTCCCGGCGTGAAAATGGCCGACTTCCTGCGTCACGCGACGACCAACGTCCGCAACCCGGATCGTAAGGAGGGCGAAGAACTGATTCCGATGCGTGAATTCCGCAAGGAATTGAAAGAACGCATGGCTCATTTGCGAATGGACACCGAATTCGCACGCCGTTACGTCAATGACGGGTTCAGTGGCGGTGAAATGAAGCGTGCGGAAATTCTGCAACTGGCCATGCTGCATCCCAAGTTCGCGATTCTGGACGAAACGGACAGTGGTTTGGACGCCGATGCCGTTCGTCTGGCTAGCGAATCGATTGCCGACATCGGTCGTGAAAAGATGGGGCTGTTGATCATCACCCACCACGACAAACTGCTGGTCCACAATCCGCCGGAATACACCCACGTCATGCTGGGCGGCCGTTTGGTGGAAACGGGCGGTAAGGAATTGGCCGAAGAGCTTCATGAAAAGGGTTACGACCGCATTCGCGCGGCTTATCCCGATGCCGAAGCCGCCAACCAAGAAATGTTGGCCGAAGAAGCTGCGGTTTAA